The Pirellulales bacterium genome includes a window with the following:
- a CDS encoding Rrf2 family transcriptional regulator yields the protein MKLSRTVTYALQAALQLAKTESNEPIPCSQIAEQGQMPERFLLQILRNLVNHGVLQSTRGVEGGYRLRRRPEEISLLDVIEAVDGPLATDMPEDAAFPIESVTKLQLALQEVTASTRNQLASIKLSQLVQPRNS from the coding sequence ATGAAACTGTCTCGCACGGTTACCTACGCACTGCAGGCCGCACTACAGTTGGCCAAGACCGAGTCGAACGAGCCGATCCCCTGCAGCCAAATCGCCGAGCAGGGGCAGATGCCCGAACGTTTCTTGCTGCAGATCCTGCGCAATCTCGTCAATCATGGCGTGTTGCAATCGACGCGAGGGGTCGAAGGGGGCTACCGCTTGCGGCGCAGGCCTGAGGAGATCTCGTTGCTCGATGTGATCGAGGCGGTGGACGGACCCCTGGCCACCGACATGCCCGAGGACGCCGCGTTCCCCATCGAGTCGGTGACGAAGCTGCAACTCGCCTTGCAAGAGGTGACGGCGAGTACGCGCAACCAGCTCGCCTCGATCAAGCTGTCGCAGCTCGTACAGCCGCGGAACTCCTGA
- a CDS encoding glycosyltransferase, translating into MHILFVHQNFPAQFGHIGRALVRDHGYECTFVTNKPATVVDGIRVLRYDPHGGATERNHYCTRTFENAVAHAHGVFEACRQQPGLKPDLIVGHSGFGSTLFLRELFDCPVVNYFEYFYRPHHSDLDFRPEFPPQQIDRLRSYCRNAMLLLDLENCTLGYSPTNWQRSLLPAAYRDKVEVIFDGVDRSVWHRYDDVPRQLGGRTVGPETRIVSYVSRGFEAMRGFDIFMRVAKRIYTEYPDVLFIVVGEDRVAYGGDTKHIQARTFREHVLSQDNYDLSKFIFPGRLAPHNLAQLLSVADLHLYFTVPFVLSWSMFDALSCGATVVASGTPPVRELVTHEQTGLLADFYDVDGHTAHALRVLRDPQGHRHLGEAGMKLIEEKYDLEKMLPRMLNLYTRAVAR; encoded by the coding sequence ATGCACATCCTGTTCGTTCACCAGAACTTCCCCGCTCAGTTCGGCCACATCGGCCGGGCACTCGTTCGCGATCATGGCTACGAGTGTACGTTCGTCACGAACAAGCCCGCGACGGTCGTCGACGGCATCCGGGTGCTGCGCTACGATCCCCACGGGGGAGCCACCGAGCGGAATCACTACTGCACCCGCACGTTCGAGAACGCGGTGGCCCACGCGCACGGCGTCTTCGAGGCCTGCCGCCAGCAGCCGGGGCTGAAGCCCGACCTGATCGTGGGACATTCCGGCTTCGGCTCGACCCTCTTCCTGCGCGAGCTGTTCGATTGCCCGGTAGTGAACTACTTCGAATACTTCTACCGACCGCACCACAGCGATCTCGATTTCCGGCCCGAGTTTCCCCCGCAGCAGATCGACCGGCTGCGGTCGTATTGCCGCAATGCGATGTTACTGCTCGATCTCGAGAACTGCACGCTGGGCTACTCGCCGACGAACTGGCAGCGCAGTCTTCTGCCGGCCGCGTATCGCGACAAGGTCGAGGTGATCTTCGACGGCGTCGATCGCTCGGTATGGCATCGCTACGACGACGTACCGCGGCAGCTCGGGGGACGCACGGTCGGCCCCGAAACGCGCATCGTCAGCTACGTTTCGCGCGGGTTCGAAGCCATGCGCGGGTTCGACATCTTCATGCGCGTCGCCAAACGCATTTACACCGAGTATCCCGATGTGCTGTTCATCGTCGTGGGCGAGGATCGCGTCGCCTACGGCGGCGACACGAAGCACATTCAAGCCCGCACGTTCCGCGAGCATGTCTTGTCGCAAGACAACTACGACCTGTCGAAATTCATCTTTCCGGGTCGATTGGCGCCGCACAATCTGGCGCAGCTTCTGTCGGTGGCCGACCTTCACCTGTATTTCACGGTGCCGTTCGTATTGTCCTGGTCGATGTTCGATGCCCTGTCTTGCGGAGCGACCGTGGTCGCGTCGGGCACACCACCGGTGCGCGAGCTGGTCACGCACGAACAGACCGGGCTGCTGGCCGATTTCTACGACGTCGACGGCCATACGGCGCACGCGCTGCGCGTGCTGCGCGATCCCCAGGGGCATCGCCACCTGGGCGAGGCCGGCATGAAACTGATCGAAGAGAAATACGATCTCGAGAAGATGCTGCCCCGCATGCTCAATCTCTATACCCGGGCAGTCGCCCGTTAG
- the guaA gene encoding glutamine-hydrolyzing GMP synthase yields the protein MSQATAGTHSARKAIAQERVLVLDFGSQYAQLIARRVREQHVYCEIVRHTITAERIGELAPIGIILSGGPSSVYAAGAPKCDPAIFRLGIPVLGICYGMQLACEALGGQVTSAKAREYGRARCRVIDSQGLLAGLPTQTDVWMSHGDQVTQVSDEFVSLAATDTCPIAAVRHTRLPIFGLQFHPEVTHTPCGSQLLGNFLTEVCHATGTWRLGDFAEETIRSVRERVGKGRVVCGLSGGVDSSVVAALLYKAIGPQLSCILVDNGLLRKSEEASVVHEFSNHFRTDLHVVKAEDKFLKALAGITDPQEKRRRIGHAFIECFKAEAAKIEDARFLAQGTLYPDVIESGAAPDGPADTIKLHHNVGGLPAELGFELIEPLRDLFKDEVRRLGLELGLPEELVWRHPFPGPGLAVRCLGEVTRERLDRLREADVIVLEEIKAAGLYRQTAQVFAVLLGVRSVGVMGDARTYEDAVAIRSVDTDDFMTADWSRLPYDVLARISTRIINEVAGINRVVYDVSSKPPATIEWE from the coding sequence ATGAGCCAAGCCACGGCCGGAACACATTCAGCGCGCAAAGCCATCGCCCAGGAACGAGTCCTGGTGCTCGACTTTGGTTCGCAGTACGCCCAACTCATCGCACGTCGCGTACGCGAGCAGCACGTCTACTGCGAGATCGTGCGCCATACGATCACCGCGGAGCGCATTGGCGAGCTCGCGCCGATCGGGATCATCCTTTCCGGCGGCCCCTCGAGCGTCTACGCCGCCGGCGCCCCGAAGTGCGACCCGGCGATCTTTCGGCTCGGCATTCCCGTGCTGGGTATCTGCTACGGCATGCAACTGGCCTGCGAGGCGTTAGGCGGACAGGTCACCAGTGCCAAGGCCCGCGAATACGGCCGCGCGCGCTGCCGCGTGATCGACTCGCAGGGGCTGCTGGCCGGGTTACCCACCCAGACCGACGTCTGGATGAGCCACGGCGATCAGGTGACACAGGTTTCCGACGAGTTTGTCTCGCTGGCGGCGACCGACACCTGCCCGATCGCCGCCGTGAGGCACACGCGCTTGCCGATCTTCGGCCTGCAGTTCCATCCCGAGGTGACGCACACCCCTTGCGGCTCGCAACTGCTCGGCAATTTTCTCACCGAAGTCTGCCACGCCACGGGAACCTGGCGCTTGGGGGATTTCGCCGAGGAGACGATTCGCAGCGTCCGCGAGCGTGTGGGCAAGGGGCGCGTCGTGTGCGGGCTGTCGGGGGGGGTCGATTCCTCCGTCGTCGCCGCCCTGCTCTACAAGGCGATCGGTCCGCAGCTCTCCTGCATCCTGGTCGATAACGGCCTGCTGCGCAAGTCGGAAGAAGCATCGGTCGTCCACGAATTTTCGAATCATTTCCGCACCGACCTGCACGTCGTCAAAGCCGAAGACAAATTCCTTAAAGCGTTGGCCGGCATCACCGATCCCCAAGAGAAGCGCCGCCGCATCGGGCACGCGTTTATCGAGTGCTTCAAGGCCGAGGCCGCCAAGATCGAGGATGCCCGCTTCCTGGCGCAAGGCACGCTCTATCCCGATGTGATCGAGAGCGGCGCCGCGCCCGATGGCCCCGCCGATACGATCAAGCTCCATCACAACGTGGGTGGCCTGCCGGCGGAGTTGGGCTTCGAGCTGATCGAACCGCTGCGCGATCTGTTCAAAGACGAAGTTCGGCGCCTGGGGCTCGAGTTGGGCCTGCCCGAGGAGCTCGTCTGGCGACACCCGTTCCCCGGTCCCGGTCTCGCCGTGCGCTGCCTGGGCGAGGTGACCCGCGAGCGGCTCGACCGCCTGCGCGAGGCCGACGTGATCGTGCTCGAAGAGATCAAGGCCGCGGGGCTGTATCGGCAGACGGCGCAGGTGTTCGCCGTGCTGTTGGGAGTCCGTAGCGTGGGCGTGATGGGAGACGCCCGCACGTACGAAGACGCCGTTGCGATTCGCTCGGTCGATACGGACGACTTCATGACGGCCGACTGGAGCCGTCTTCCCTACGACGTTCTGGCTCGCATCTCGACGCGTATTATTAACGAGGTGGCCGGCATCAATCGCGTCGTCTACGACGTGAGCTCGAAACCCCCCGCCACGATCGAGTGGGAATAA
- a CDS encoding signal peptidase II yields MKDAPRRRYAIFVLLALLGLALDLGTKSWIFSRQGMPFMSNPIWIVPDVLSLDTNLNEGALFGMGQGKVPIFAGLSIIAALAICYWVFFAGAAQDTWLTVCLGMILGGILGNLYDRVGLPGLSWNFPPERVGEPVHAVRDWIHFKVEGLIDFPVFNIADSLLVCGVALLVWHTYRQSPAQKEPHAAPAK; encoded by the coding sequence ATGAAGGACGCCCCGCGCCGTCGTTATGCGATTTTCGTCCTGCTCGCCCTTTTGGGACTGGCGCTCGATCTCGGCACGAAAAGCTGGATCTTCTCACGGCAGGGGATGCCGTTCATGTCGAACCCGATCTGGATCGTGCCCGACGTCCTCTCCCTCGACACGAACCTGAACGAAGGGGCGCTATTCGGGATGGGGCAGGGGAAGGTGCCGATCTTCGCCGGCCTGTCGATCATCGCCGCCCTGGCGATCTGCTATTGGGTCTTCTTCGCTGGCGCCGCCCAGGACACCTGGCTGACGGTTTGCCTGGGAATGATTCTGGGTGGAATACTCGGCAACCTTTACGATCGCGTCGGGCTGCCGGGCCTTTCGTGGAACTTTCCGCCCGAGCGCGTCGGCGAACCCGTGCATGCCGTGCGCGATTGGATTCACTTCAAGGTGGAAGGTCTGATCGACTTTCCCGTCTTCAACATTGCCGACAGCCTGCTGGTGTGCGGTGTCGCGCTGCTCGTGTGGCACACGTATCGCCAATCGCCCGCGCAGAAAGAACCGCACGCGGCCCCGGCCAAATAG
- a CDS encoding PEP-CTERM sorting domain-containing protein: protein MSMYHRILTVLGIAALFLSVGTMAHGAPVPVELDFSSSFSPNQIDFSATADGTVTTMMFGKVSKFFTGDPNPQTDPIKLWGDTVTASFSGNPIRNPVNETGGAETAVINFDGSNLWTPIDISDVNLTLLDGGVILNGDDEVIGYTGNTIEFWIDTITLDAQTTPPDFFFPDNNIKIDVGGRFVRVDFFQGANGQTINPDGSYAIEGTLRGLVNLDIGIDAFGGTLAVSTGIGTQEFETPFTLTGTLAAFNTDSTDADLYFNGIVSGAFVLSGISTTLTFDSFGAQASISLDALGAIDLSMEYNMFDTAHVPEPGTFVLLGLGAIGLVPFVRRRFRKN from the coding sequence ATGTCCATGTATCACAGAATTCTTACCGTTCTCGGTATCGCCGCGCTATTTTTGAGCGTTGGCACGATGGCTCACGGTGCTCCGGTACCCGTGGAGCTCGACTTCTCTAGTAGCTTCAGCCCGAATCAGATTGACTTTTCTGCCACGGCTGATGGTACTGTCACCACGATGATGTTCGGCAAGGTGTCGAAGTTCTTCACCGGCGACCCGAACCCCCAGACCGACCCCATCAAGCTGTGGGGAGACACGGTGACCGCCAGCTTCTCTGGCAATCCGATTCGCAACCCCGTGAACGAGACCGGTGGTGCTGAAACGGCCGTGATTAACTTCGACGGCTCGAACCTTTGGACCCCGATCGATATCAGTGATGTCAACCTGACGCTGCTCGATGGTGGTGTCATCTTGAATGGCGACGATGAGGTGATTGGCTACACGGGTAACACGATCGAGTTCTGGATTGACACGATCACCCTTGATGCCCAAACGACGCCACCTGACTTCTTCTTCCCCGACAATAACATCAAGATCGACGTAGGTGGCCGCTTTGTTCGCGTCGATTTCTTCCAAGGCGCGAATGGCCAGACGATCAATCCCGATGGTAGCTATGCGATCGAAGGTACCCTGCGTGGTTTGGTGAACCTCGACATCGGCATCGACGCCTTCGGTGGTACGCTGGCCGTTTCGACAGGTATTGGTACCCAGGAATTCGAGACGCCGTTCACCTTGACCGGTACGTTGGCTGCCTTCAATACGGACTCGACGGACGCCGACCTATACTTCAACGGTATCGTTAGTGGTGCGTTCGTCCTCAGTGGTATTTCGACCACGCTGACGTTCGACTCGTTCGGTGCCCAGGCGAGTATTTCGCTCGACGCGTTGGGTGCGATCGATCTGAGCATGGAATACAACATGTTCGACACGGCTCACGTCCCCGAGCCGGGTACCTTTGTGCTCCTTGGACTTGGTGCGATCGGCCTCGTGCCCTTCGTCCGTCGCCGGTTTCGCAAGAACTAG
- a CDS encoding PEP-CTERM sorting domain-containing protein has product MFGKISKFFTGNPNPQTDPIKLWGDTVTANFTGNPIRNSVNQTGGAETATVRFDSNNLWTPVDISNVNLTLLNGGVTVDGSGNVTGYTGNTIEFYIDTIVLDALTTPTGFFDPDSDIKIDVGGRFVRVDFFQDENNVTFGPGGTYAIPGVLRGLVNLDIGIDAFGGTLAVTTGLGTQDFEIPFTLTGTMTASPTSPKDANLSFDGIVNGGFVLSGISTTLTFDSFGAMASLSLDADGAINLSMQYHMSDTAHVPEPGTFVLLGLGALGLVPVIRRRIRQS; this is encoded by the coding sequence ATGTTCGGCAAGATCTCGAAGTTCTTTACGGGTAACCCCAATCCGCAGACCGATCCCATCAAATTGTGGGGCGATACGGTCACGGCAAATTTCACGGGTAATCCGATCCGCAATTCGGTGAATCAGACGGGCGGTGCTGAGACTGCCACGGTCCGTTTTGATTCGAACAACCTCTGGACGCCGGTCGACATCAGCAACGTCAATCTCACGCTCCTGAATGGCGGAGTGACGGTCGATGGAAGCGGCAATGTCACGGGTTATACGGGTAACACGATCGAATTCTATATCGACACGATCGTGCTCGACGCCCTCACCACGCCCACAGGCTTTTTTGATCCGGACAGTGATATCAAGATCGATGTAGGTGGCCGCTTTGTCCGCGTCGATTTCTTCCAGGACGAAAATAACGTGACCTTTGGCCCTGGGGGCACCTATGCCATCCCTGGTGTGCTCCGCGGTCTGGTCAATCTCGACATCGGGATCGACGCGTTCGGTGGCACGCTCGCCGTTACCACCGGCTTGGGCACGCAGGATTTCGAGATTCCGTTCACCCTGACCGGTACGATGACCGCCTCGCCCACCTCGCCAAAGGACGCGAACCTGTCGTTCGATGGTATCGTGAATGGTGGCTTCGTGCTGAGCGGCATCTCGACCACGCTGACGTTCGACTCGTTCGGTGCGATGGCGAGCCTGTCGCTAGACGCCGACGGAGCGATCAATCTGAGCATGCAGTATCACATGTCGGACACGGCCCACGTGCCCGAGCCAGGCACGTTCGTGCTGCTGGGTCTCGGCGCCCTGGGCCTGGTGCCCGTCATTCGCAGACGCATCCGCCAGAGCTAG
- the hisN gene encoding histidinol-phosphatase, giving the protein MSDDQRDLVVRLELALAAGREAGQLTLAHFRQSHLQVEWKQDASPVTVADREAEQHLRARIAATFPSDGILGEEFGTIEGTSGYRWILDPIDGTKSFVHGVPFYGTMVGVEREGRCVVGIVYLPGLDEMVYASLGGGTWSVVRGGKPERAQVSKCANLAEGLFCTTTVQGFEKLGRGAAYEGLQRAAYLTRTWGDCYGYVLVATGRAEAMIDPIMNVWDAAAVQPIVEEAGGTFTDWAGNHTIQAGEGVATNGLVLEQVLEHTRGCKSIL; this is encoded by the coding sequence ATGAGTGACGACCAACGCGATCTCGTCGTACGATTGGAACTTGCCCTGGCCGCCGGTCGTGAAGCCGGTCAGTTGACCCTGGCTCACTTCCGGCAATCGCACCTGCAAGTGGAGTGGAAGCAGGACGCTTCACCGGTCACCGTGGCCGACCGCGAGGCCGAACAGCATCTTCGTGCCCGCATTGCCGCGACGTTCCCCTCGGACGGCATCCTCGGGGAAGAATTCGGCACGATCGAGGGGACGTCAGGATACCGTTGGATTCTCGATCCCATCGATGGCACCAAGTCTTTTGTCCACGGGGTTCCCTTCTACGGCACCATGGTGGGTGTCGAGCGCGAGGGACGCTGCGTCGTGGGCATCGTCTATCTGCCGGGACTCGACGAGATGGTCTACGCCTCGCTGGGCGGGGGAACCTGGTCGGTCGTCCGCGGCGGAAAGCCCGAGCGTGCGCAGGTGTCGAAATGTGCCAACCTCGCCGAGGGATTGTTCTGCACCACCACGGTGCAGGGCTTCGAGAAGCTTGGCCGCGGCGCCGCCTACGAAGGACTCCAACGAGCGGCGTACCTCACGCGGACTTGGGGCGACTGTTACGGCTACGTGCTCGTCGCCACCGGCCGTGCCGAGGCGATGATCGATCCGATCATGAACGTGTGGGATGCCGCCGCCGTGCAGCCGATCGTGGAAGAGGCCGGAGGCACCTTCACCGATTGGGCGGGCAACCACACGATCCAAGCGGGCGAAGGGGTCGCCACGAACGGCCTCGTGCTCGAGCAGGTCCTGGAACACACCCGCGGCTGCAAGTCGATCCTCTAG
- the surE gene encoding 5'/3'-nucleotidase SurE, whose amino-acid sequence MQILLTNDDGIYAPGLAAMERELQALGDVAVVAPAKEQSGVSHSITFLSPLIAQEIFDGDRRRGWAVEGSPADCVKLGVFEFCPRRPDLVVSGINSGLNAGINVLYSGTVAAAIEGAFFEITSVAVSLEFDAHSDYARAARLARQVIEQVLHQKGTTPQLYNLNIPQQALHEKPELRIVPMAVARYGEDYEKRVDPRGRNYYWATSEPPPPPSEGETDLSAVTKGYMTLTPLDFDLTKRSVLGQMSDWRFQLEK is encoded by the coding sequence GTGCAGATCCTGCTTACGAACGACGACGGCATCTATGCTCCTGGACTGGCCGCCATGGAACGCGAGCTTCAAGCCTTGGGAGACGTGGCCGTGGTGGCGCCGGCCAAGGAGCAGAGTGGCGTCAGTCATTCGATCACGTTCCTTAGCCCGCTGATTGCCCAGGAGATCTTCGACGGCGATCGACGGCGCGGTTGGGCCGTCGAGGGGAGTCCCGCCGATTGCGTGAAGCTCGGCGTCTTCGAGTTCTGCCCCCGCCGGCCCGATCTGGTGGTGAGCGGCATCAACTCGGGGCTGAACGCCGGCATCAATGTGCTCTATTCCGGCACGGTGGCGGCCGCGATCGAGGGGGCCTTCTTCGAGATTACGAGCGTCGCCGTATCGCTCGAATTCGATGCGCATAGCGACTACGCCAGGGCCGCTCGACTGGCACGGCAGGTGATCGAGCAAGTCCTGCACCAAAAGGGGACCACGCCGCAACTCTACAATCTCAACATTCCACAGCAGGCGCTGCACGAAAAGCCCGAGCTGCGCATCGTGCCGATGGCCGTGGCGCGATATGGTGAGGACTACGAGAAGCGTGTCGATCCTCGCGGGCGGAATTACTACTGGGCAACCTCCGAACCCCCCCCGCCGCCGAGCGAAGGCGAGACCGATCTTTCGGCCGTGACCAAGGGGTACATGACCCTTACGCCGCTCGACTTCGACTTGACGAAGCGCTCGGTGCTCGGGCAGATGTCCGACTGGCGTTTTCAACTGGAGAAGTAG
- the ettA gene encoding energy-dependent translational throttle protein EttA, with protein MSRQYIYQMTGLTKKHGQRTVLENIWLSFYPGAKIGVLGRNGAGKSTLLRIMAGVDREFDGEARITDGFSVGFVPQEPTLDQTKDVAGNVELAVAKTRALLTRFDEINARLGEPLEPEEMEKLLDEQARVQDQIDLRNAWELDRQIEIAMDAMNLPPGDADVTTLSGGERRRVALCKTLLEQPDLLLLDEPTNHLDAESVAWLERHLADYPGTVVAVTHDRYFLDNVAKWILELDRGRGIPWEGNYTSWLEQKKERLAKEEKVASARQKTLERELEWVRMAPRARQAKNKARLKAYEQMSKERFQEREDEFEIQIPPGKHLGDLVVDFQNVAKGFEDRVLFEDLSFRLPPGGIVGIIGPNGAGKTTLFRMIVGEQKPDQGDIRVGPTVELGYVDQNRDALSPEKTVYEEISGGHDTIEMGGRKINARAYVARFNFTGSDQQKLVGNLSGGERNRVHLAKLLRRGSNVLLLDEPSNDLDVDTLRALEEAIVNFAGCVVVISHDRWFLDRLATHILAFEGDGHVHWCEGNFQVYEEQRRQRLGLEADEPRRFRYKKLTH; from the coding sequence ATGAGCAGGCAATACATCTACCAAATGACCGGGCTCACGAAGAAGCACGGTCAACGCACGGTCCTCGAGAACATCTGGCTCTCGTTCTATCCCGGCGCCAAGATCGGCGTGCTCGGTCGCAACGGCGCGGGCAAGAGCACGCTGCTGCGGATCATGGCCGGCGTGGATCGCGAGTTCGATGGCGAAGCGCGCATCACCGACGGTTTCTCCGTCGGCTTCGTGCCGCAGGAGCCGACGCTCGATCAGACCAAGGACGTCGCCGGCAATGTCGAGCTCGCCGTGGCCAAGACGCGGGCCCTGCTCACGCGCTTCGACGAGATCAACGCCCGCCTCGGCGAGCCGCTCGAGCCCGAGGAAATGGAAAAGCTGCTCGACGAGCAGGCCCGGGTGCAGGATCAAATCGATCTGCGAAACGCCTGGGAACTCGATCGCCAGATCGAGATCGCCATGGACGCGATGAACCTGCCCCCCGGCGATGCCGACGTGACGACCCTCTCGGGGGGCGAGCGTCGCCGCGTCGCGCTCTGCAAGACACTGCTCGAACAGCCCGACCTGCTGCTGCTCGACGAGCCGACAAACCATCTCGATGCCGAGAGCGTGGCCTGGCTCGAGCGGCATCTGGCCGATTATCCCGGCACCGTCGTGGCGGTAACGCACGATCGGTACTTCCTCGACAACGTGGCGAAGTGGATTCTCGAGCTCGACCGGGGCCGTGGCATCCCCTGGGAAGGCAACTACACCTCCTGGCTCGAGCAAAAGAAGGAACGGCTCGCCAAGGAAGAGAAGGTCGCCTCGGCTCGCCAGAAGACCCTCGAGCGCGAGCTGGAGTGGGTCCGCATGGCCCCGCGTGCGCGGCAGGCCAAGAACAAGGCGCGCCTCAAGGCCTACGAGCAGATGTCGAAGGAGCGGTTTCAGGAGCGCGAAGACGAATTCGAAATCCAGATCCCGCCCGGCAAGCACCTCGGCGACTTGGTGGTCGATTTCCAGAACGTCGCGAAGGGGTTCGAAGATCGCGTTTTGTTTGAAGACCTCTCGTTCCGCTTGCCGCCAGGGGGCATCGTGGGAATCATCGGCCCGAACGGCGCCGGCAAGACGACGCTGTTTCGCATGATCGTCGGCGAGCAGAAGCCCGATCAGGGAGACATCCGCGTCGGTCCCACGGTCGAGTTGGGCTACGTCGATCAGAATCGCGACGCCCTCTCCCCCGAGAAGACGGTCTACGAGGAGATCTCCGGCGGTCACGACACGATCGAAATGGGGGGGCGCAAGATCAACGCCCGGGCGTACGTGGCGCGCTTCAACTTCACGGGCAGCGATCAGCAAAAGCTCGTGGGCAATCTTTCGGGAGGCGAACGCAACCGCGTTCACCTGGCCAAGCTGCTGCGTCGCGGCTCGAACGTCTTGCTGCTCGACGAACCGTCGAACGACCTCGACGTCGATACCCTACGAGCGTTGGAAGAAGCGATCGTCAACTTCGCCGGTTGCGTGGTGGTCATCAGCCACGATCGCTGGTTCCTCGATCGCCTGGCGACGCACATCCTGGCCTTCGAAGGGGACGGGCACGTTCACTGGTGCGAAGGCAACTTCCAGGTCTACGAGGAACAGCGCCGCCAGCGATTGGGACTCGAGGCCGACGAGCCGCGCCGCTTCCGCTACAAGAAGTTGACGCACTAG
- a CDS encoding TraR/DksA C4-type zinc finger protein codes for MKKADLKEYKERLVTLRARLRGDVSQMADAALKKNRMEATGETSSMPIHMADIGTDNYEQEFTLSLMETEEDTLAAIEAALERVEDGTYGTCEECGATVPKLRLNAIPYTPFCIKCAQQMEKG; via the coding sequence ATGAAGAAGGCGGATCTGAAGGAGTACAAAGAGCGTTTGGTGACCCTGCGAGCCCGTCTCCGGGGGGATGTTTCCCAGATGGCTGATGCCGCCTTGAAGAAGAACCGTATGGAAGCCACGGGCGAGACGTCGAGCATGCCGATTCACATGGCGGATATCGGTACCGACAACTACGAGCAGGAATTCACGCTCAGCCTGATGGAAACGGAAGAGGACACCCTGGCGGCCATCGAGGCCGCTCTGGAGCGTGTCGAGGATGGGACTTACGGCACGTGCGAGGAGTGCGGGGCGACGGTTCCCAAGCTCCGTCTGAACGCCATCCCGTACACGCCCTTCTGCATCAAGTGCGCTCAGCAGATGGAAAAAGGCTAG